A single region of the Phoenix dactylifera cultivar Barhee BC4 unplaced genomic scaffold, palm_55x_up_171113_PBpolish2nd_filt_p 000214F, whole genome shotgun sequence genome encodes:
- the LOC103723099 gene encoding uncharacterized protein LOC103723099: protein MRLKSLSLQMIPWCFHVVGATFRPELDGGGGGDDLLHKLKPTSSPAGSVRVIGSDGRVRVYDRPVGAAEVMMEKPCHLVCRSDCFFIGQRVPALAAGDQLQPGHSYFLLPSHFFHSVLSFVTLAASFANSIKNSPFLRPFDIHKTPSGTLQIRVSDEFLDRLRMEQEEMEEMERRGRRVCTTEALEKDYRQLVRSRSWKPKLETIRESERKRRSRGLAFDRIRRRKKRSQKASQTKEDKSRL from the coding sequence ATGAGGCTCAAGTCGCTCAGCCTCCAGATGATCCCGTGGTGCTTCCACGTGGTGGGGGCCACGTTCCGGCCGGAGctcgacggcggcggcggcggcgacgaccTCCTCCACAAACTCAAGCCGACATCGTCGCCGGCCGGCTCCGTCCGGGTCATCGGCTCCGACGGCCGGGTACGAGTCTACGACAGGCCGGTGGGGGCAGCGGAGGTGATGATGGAGAAACCTTGCCACCTCGTCTGCCGCTCCGATTGCTTTTTCATCGGCCAGCGCGTCCCCGCCCTCGCCGCCGGCGACCAGCTCCAGCCTGGCCACAGCTACTTCCTCCTTCCCTCCCACTTCTTCCACTCTGTTCTTTCTTTTGTCACCCTCGCCGCCTCCTTCGCCAACAGTATCAAGAATTCGCCGTTCCTCCGGCCGTTCGACATACACAAGACCCCATCCGGGACACTCCAGATACGAGTCTCGGACGAGTTCTTGGATCGGCTGAGGATGGAGCAGGAGGAGATGGAGgagatggagaggagagggaggagggttTGCACCACGGAGGCGCTGGAGAAGGATTACAGGCAGTTGGTGAGAAGTAGGTCGTGGAAGCCGAAGCTGGAGACAATAAGGGAgtcggagaggaagaggaggagcagGGGTTTAGCTTTTGATAGGatcaggaggaggaagaagagaagccaGAAGGCATCCCAGACCAAAGAGGACAAATCTCGCTTGTAA